A region from the Macaca mulatta isolate MMU2019108-1 chromosome 13, T2T-MMU8v2.0, whole genome shotgun sequence genome encodes:
- the DUSP2 gene encoding dual specificity protein phosphatase 2, translated as MVSRRPAQGYLTRTAAEGARSRPLRQRHRHESPGRGNERKEEEAPAAMGLEAARELECAALGTLLREPREAELTLLLDCRPFLAFCRRHVRAARPVPWNALLRRRARGPPAAVLACLLPDRALRTRLGRGELARAVVLDEGSASVAELRPDGPAHVLLAALLHETRAGPTAVFFLRGGFDGFQGCCPDLCSEAPAPALPPPAGSKTSCSDPRAPIYDQGGPVEILPYLFLGSCSHSSDLQGLQACGITAVLNVSASCPNHFEGLFRYKSIPVEDNQMVEISAWFQEAIGFIDWVKNSGGRVLVHCQAGISRSATICLAYLMQSRRVRLDEAFDFVKQRRGIISPNFSFMGQLLQFETQVLCH; from the exons ATGGTGTCCCGGAGGCCGGCCCAGGGGTATTTAACCCGGACCGCAGCGGAGGGCGCCAGGAGTCGACCGCTCCGGCAGCGCCACCGCCACGAGAGCCCGGGACGCGGTAACGAGCGGAAGGAAGAAGAGGCACCGGCGGCCATGGGGCTGGAGGCGGCGCGCGAGCTGGAGTGCGCGGCGCTGGGCACGCTGCTGCGGGAGCCGCGGGAGGCGGAACTCACGCTGCTGCTGGACTGCCGGCCCTTCCTGGCCTTCTGCCGCCGCCACGTGCGCGCCGCGCGCCCGGTGCCTTGGAACGCGCTGCTCCGGCGCCGTGCGCGGGGCCCCCCTGCGGCGGTTCTCGCCTGTCTGTTACCCGACCGCGCGCTGAGGACGCGCCTGGGCCGCGGGGAGCTGGCGCGGGCCGTGGTGCTGGACGAGGGCAGTGCCTCGGTGGCGGAGCTGCGGCCCGACGGCCCGGCCCACGTGCTGCTGGCCGCGCTGCTGCACGAGACCCGCGCGGGGCCCACCGCCGTGTTCTTCCTGCGAG GAGGCTTCGACGGCTTCCAGGGCTGCTGTCCCGATCTGTGCTCTGAGGCCCCCGCCCCTGCGCTGCCGCCGCCGGCAGGGAGCAAAACCAGCTGCTCCGACCCGAGGGCTCCCATCTACGACCAG GGTGGCCCTGTGGAGATCTTGCCCTACCTGTTCCTGGGCAGCTGCAGTCATTCGTCAGACCTGCAGGGGCTGCAGGCGTGTGGCATCACCGCCGTCCTCAACGTGTCCGCCAGCTGCCCCAACCACTTTGAGGGCCTTTTCCGCTACAAGAGTATCCCTGTGGAGGACAACCAGATGGTGGAGATCAGCGCCTGGTTCCAGGAGGCCATAGGCTTCATTG ACTGGGTGAAAAACAGCGGGGGCCGGGTGCTGGTGCACTGCCAGGCCGGCATCTCGCGCTCCGCCACCATCTGCCTGGCCTACCTCATGCAGAGTCGCCGTGTGCGGCTGGACGAGGCCTTTGACTTCGTTAAGCAGCGTCGGGGGATCATCTCCCCCAACTTCAGTTTCATGGGGCAGCTGCTGCAGTTTGAGACCCAGGTGCTGTGTCACTGA